A DNA window from Jaculus jaculus isolate mJacJac1 chromosome 1, mJacJac1.mat.Y.cur, whole genome shotgun sequence contains the following coding sequences:
- the Pgghg gene encoding protein-glucosylgalactosylhydroxylysine glucosidase, whose protein sequence is MEHCGEDATIFTAHHLPSDPRLWATVTNSYLGTRVYRATLHVNGVYNGAKGDTHRAILPSPLNVQLETPEGAGQQLTKTYTLDTNTGSFLHTLEGPSFRASQLIYAHRVLPHVLAFRVSIARLATGSSPITVLLRSSFSPESPDVELNVGPDFQGLRYLYGHTLTPEQPGGPRQEVHMLWTPVPPALTLEEGEEDRTWDFLTVVGDSQAEAQACFAEALQLQTRGALYTAHTEAWAQLWAGCGLDVAGPLALRQALRGSLFYLLSELPQPGVPGYVCHGLSPGGLSNGSQKECYWGHIFWDQDLWMFPNILMFHPEAARAILEYRIRTLDGALMNARNLGYQGAKFAWESANTGLEVCPEDIYGTQEIHVNGAVLLAFQLYYHVTQDVQLFREAGGWDVVSAVAEFWCSRVEWSPSEKKYHLRGVMPPDEYHSGVNNSVYTNVLVQNSLRFAAGLAQDLGLPVPNQWLDVAEKIKVPFDPEWNFHPEYDGYEPGEEVKQADVVLLGYPVPFSLSPDIRRKNLEIYEAVTSPQGPAMTWSMFAVGWMELKDPARAQGLLDRSLTNVTEPFKVWTENADGSGAVNFLTGMGGFLQATLFGCTGFRVTEAGVTFDPLCPAGVSRVCVSGIFYQGNKLNFAFNEDSVTVEVTAQTEPWAPLLEAELWPSQARLPLRPGHKVSFLHSAGRIQRSSP, encoded by the exons ATGGAGCACTGTGGGGAGGATGCGACCATATTCACTGCCCACCATCTGCCCAGTGACCCCCGGCTGTGGGCCACTGTGACTAACTCGTACCTGGGCACACGCGTGTATCGTGCCACGCTGCACGTGAATGGCGTGTACAATGGGGCGAAGGGGGACACTCACCGGGCTATCTTGCCCAGCCCGCTCAATGTCCAGCTGGAGACCCCTGAAGGGGCAGGACAGCAGCTGACCAAGACCTATACCCTGGACACCAACACAG GGTCCTTTCTGCACACCCTGGAGGGCCCCAGCTTCCGGGCCTCCCAGCTCATCTATGCCCACCGAGTGCTGCCCCATGTCCTGGCCTTCCGCGTATCCATTGCACGCTTGGCTACGGGAAGCTCACCCATCACAGTGCTGTTGCGGTCGTCCTTCTCCCCAGAAAGCCCAGACGTGGAACTGAATGTGGGTCCTGACTTCCAGGGACTCCG GTACCTGTATGGCCACACGCTCACCCCTGAGCAGCCAGGAGGGCCACGGCAGGAGGTACACATGCTGTGGACCCCAGTGCCCCCAGCCTTAACTCTGGAGGAAGGCGAAGAGGACAGGACCTGGGACTTCCTGACTGTGGTGGGCGACAGCCAGGCTGAGGCCCAGGCCTGCTTTGCCGAGGCCCTACAACTGCAGACTAGGGGTGCTCTGTACACGGCCCACACAGAGGCTTGGGCCCAGCTCTGGGCAGGCTGTGGTCTGGACGTGGCAGGGCCCCTGGCTCTGCGCCAGGCCCTTCGTGGCTCTCTCTTCTACCTGCTTAGTGAGCTGCCCCAGCCTGGCGTCCCAGGATATGTCTGCCATGGACTCAGCCCTGGAGGCCTCTCCAATGGGAGTCAGAAGGAGTGCTACTGGGGCCACATCTTTTGGGATCAG GACCTGTGGATGTTCCCCAATATCTTGATGTTTCACCCGGAGGCTGCCAGAGCCATCCTGGAGTACCGAATCCGAACACTGGATGGAGCCCTGATGAATGCCAGGAACCTGGGCTACCAG GGAGCCAAGTTTGCCTGGGAGAGTGCAAACACTGGCCTGGAGGTCTGCCCTGAAGACATTTATGGGACCCAGGAGATCCATGTCAACGGGGCAGTACTATTGGCCTTTCAGCTGTACTACCACGTCACCCAG GATGTGCAGCTCTTCCGAGAGGCCGGTGGCTGGGATGTGGTCAGTGCTGTGGCTGAGTTCTGGTGCAGCCGTGTAGAGTGGAGCCCTAGTGAGAAGAAGTACCACTTGAGAG GAGTCATGCCCCCCGACGAGTACCACTCAGGAGTCAACAACTCTGTGTACACCAACGTTCTGGTCCAGAACAG CCTGCGTTTCGCTGCTGGCCTGGCCCAAGACCTGGGACTGCCTGTCCCCAACCAATGGCTAGATGTGGCTGAGAAGATCAAGGTGCCCTTTGACCCTGAGTGGAACTTCCACCCTGAGTATGATGGGTATGAGCCTG gagaGGAGGTGAAGCAGGCTGATGTTGTGCTCCTGGGATACCCGGTTCCCTTCTCCCTGAGTCCTGACATCCGGAGGAAAAACCTGGAGATTTATGAGGCTGTGACATCCCCCCAGGGCCCTGCCATGACATGG AGCATGTTCGCTGTGGGCTGGATGGAGCTGAAGGATCCGGCCAGGGCTCAGGGGCTCCTGGACAGGAGTCTCACCAATGTCACTGAGCCCTTCAAG GTGTGGACTGAGAATGCGGATGGGTCTGGCGCAGTGAACTTCCTAACAGGCATGGGGGGCTTCCTGCAGGCAACACTCTTTGGGTGCACAGGGTTCAG GGTCACCGAGGCAGGTGTGACCTTTGATCCCCTGTGCCCGGCGGGGGTCTCTCGAGTGTGCGTATCTGGCATCTTCTATCAGGGGAACAAGCTCAACTTTGCCTTTAATGAGGACTCCGTGACAGTTGAGGTTACAGCTCAGACAGAGCCCTGGGCCCCCCTACTGGAGGCTGAACTGTGGCCGTCGCAGGCTCGGCTTCCCTTACGACCAG GACACAAGGTCTCCTTCCTCCACTCAGCTGGCCGGATACAAAGGTCATCCCCATAG
- the Ifitm5 gene encoding interferon-induced transmembrane protein 5: MDTSYPREDPRAPASRKADDDAAHTALPLGAPRPVPRDHLLWSVFSTLYLNLCCLGFLALVHSVKARDQKVAGDLEAARRFGSKAKCYNILAAMWTVVPPLLLLGLVVTGALHLSRLAKDSAAFFSTKFEDGDYD, translated from the exons ATGGACACTTCATACCCCCGCGAGGATCCCCGGGCCCCAGCTTCCCGCAAGGCTGATGATGATGCTGCCCACACAGCCCTCCCTCTGGGAGCGCCGCGCCCCGTGCCACGTGACCACCTGCTCTGGTCAGTCTTCAGCACGCTCTACCTGAACCTGTGCTGCCTCGGTTTCCTGGCACTGGTGCACTCTGTCAAG GCCAGAGACCAGAAGGTAGCTGGGGACCTGGAGGCTGCACGGCGGTTTGGCTCCAAAGCCAAGTGCTACAACATTTTGGCTGCCATGTGGACAGTGGTGCCCCCACTGCTGCTCTTGGGGCTGGTGGTGACCGGTGCCTTACACCTATCCCGGCTGGCCAAGGACTCGGCAGCATTCTTCAGCACTAAGTTTGAAGATGGGGACTATGACTGA